GAGAGCTGACCGACGGTGACGCGCTGTGGCTCCGGAACCTCGGCTCGACTGCGACGAGCCAGGCCATCGACACCGCCATCTTCGTGACGGTCGGCTTCTGGGCCGCACCGCTGGTCCTGTCGGGCAGTCCGATCATCCCGCTCGCCGGACTGGTCCCCCTGCTCGTCGGCCAGTACGTCCTGAAACTGTTGATCGCGGTCGCCGACACCCCGTTCGTCTACGCCGTCGTCGGCGTGCTCGGCGGCCAGTCGGGCCGTGGTGGCGGCGTCTCGTCGCCGGACTGAGTCGGCAGAGACTGCCGGCAGAACCGGTCGGATCGCCAGCATACCGCTTTATGCGATCTGCTACCGAACGTCACTCGTGACGACACAGCGGCGCATCCGCCTCGCCGAGAGCGAGGCGATGGAGGGCGGCGTCCGGTGTCCGAAGTGCGGGAGCTACACCTCGTTCGGTGACATCGTGGCGGCCGGTGGTTGTGGCGGCGGGGAGTGGCGCGGCGGCGACTGCGACGCCAGTCTCTCGCTCGACCTAGTCCTCGAGAATCCAGAGTGAGCGAACGCAGAAGCCGACCGGGTCGGCGAGCAGTGCCGCCGATCAGACCGGCGAGGCGAAGCCGAACCGCGGTTTCACGTCCTCGACGCGAACCGTCACCGTGTCGCCCTCCGCGACGCCGGAGACGAACAGCGTGAAGCCCTCGACGTGAGCGATGCCGTCGCCCTCGCTGCCGGTGTCGACGATGTCGACCTCCAGTTCGTCGCCGACCCGCACCGGCGCGGTCAGCAGGCCCTTCCCGACGAGGTAGAGTTCGGAGGACTCGTCGCGGGAGGCGTCGGGGTGGATCGCCCGGACGTACTCGAACTCGGTCTCCATATCGGCACGGAAGTCCGCGAGGTCCTGCCCGTCGAACACCTTCACCGCGAGGTCGCCGCCCGGCCCGAGCAGTTCGAGTGCGGTCTCGAAGGCCTGTCGCGCGAGGTGGATCGACCGGGCGTGGTCGAGGCCGTACTCGCCGGTCATGTTCGGTGCCATGTCGGAGATGACGAGGTCTGCTCCCTGCTCGCCGACGCGCTGGCGGAGTTTGGTCCGGGTGCGCTCCTCGGTCATGTCGCCCCGGAACGTCTCGACGTTCTCGTGGTCTACGTCGCGGATGCGCTGGAGGTCAACGCCGACGACCGTGCCGTGGTCGCCGACGCGCTCTGCGGCGACTTGGAGCCAGCCGCCGGGTGCGGCCCCGAGGTCGACGACCGTGTCGCCCTCGGCGATGAGGCCGGCGTCGTCGTCGAGTTGCTGGAGTTTGTACGCCGACCGACTGCGGTAGCCCTCCTGTTTCGCGCGGTTGTAGTACTCGTCTTTGCCGCTCATGGATTGCTCACCCCAGATCGTGGTCGAATCGCCGATGAATCCGTGGTCATACCTGTGCTGTCGCGGTCGATCCGGAAAGGTACGTCGGATAGTGACTGTGCCTGCGAGGTGACGACCGTCGGTGCCGAAGCGTGTCACGTAGAGCCATCTGACGGTCCAGTGGACGGCAATCGGGGACACAGAGCTGACTCTGCTCGAAGTGTCGTGACCGGGATGGTCACCCAACTGACCGTCGCCGGTGATGTTCCACCTACGCTCGTTCCCACAGCGTCTCGATGCGCTCCTCGATACGACCGAAGACGAGTCGACCGACGTCACGATGGTCGCTCGGCCACTGAGCGTTCTCTGCGTCGGTTCGACTCGCAGTCGGTGGTGGATGGAAGTGGTCGCGTGCGTTGTGTGCGTTCGGGTGTCGATCCCAGCAGCACATCCACGTGTCGTCGCTTCGCTCCTCTCTGTAGTGGAAATTGAAGTCGTCGTTACGATACCAACGAACCTCGAGCCGTGCGGTCGCCTCGTCCGGATAGTACTCACTGGACAGTTCGACGCGAAGGTGTAGTCGCTCCGCCTCGACGATCTCCGCCCGCTCGACCGTGCGACTGCCGGCGAACCGGGATCGCATCTGCTCCAACACAGCCCGATCTATCGGCGCAGGACTCGCGCCGTCGTCCACCGGAACCATCGTTAGCTGTGTGACGGAGCGGTCGAACCGGCGGCCTTCCGCCGAGCGCGTTCGTGGAACCGACGTTCCTCGACGGCGGTCGCCCAGTCGCCGAGATCGACGTACACGTCGTCGATTCGGTGCGCATCGAACCCGAGCACGTCGACTTCGGCAGGCGACTCGGCGTCGTACTCGTCGCGGTACGTCTCGATCCTGTCCGTGAGTTCCGAGACGCGGGCTTGTAGTTCGTCGATGGTGTTCTCTCGCGCCAGTTCGTTCACTCGTCGCCACTCGAAGTAGTCGTCGTTGCGTTCGTACCGGACCGGTCGCCCCTCGTGGCGGACGACGATGCCGAGGTCGGCGTAAAACGAGAGATGTGTCCGGGCAGACTGCACCGAGCAGTCCGCCTGCTCTGCGATCTCGGCGGCGGACATCGGCTCTCTGGCGTGGAGCACCGCGCCGTAGACGCGCTGTTTAGTGTCTTCGTCCCCGAAAGGTTGCTCGAACGGCGGGGGGTCGTCCTTCGGACTGTCGTCTACCATGCCTCGACCGACGAGGGTGACACACATATTTCTTTCTCTGGCAAAAATAT
This genomic window from Salinirubrum litoreum contains:
- a CDS encoding RlmE family RNA methyltransferase, producing MSGKDEYYNRAKQEGYRSRSAYKLQQLDDDAGLIAEGDTVVDLGAAPGGWLQVAAERVGDHGTVVGVDLQRIRDVDHENVETFRGDMTEERTRTKLRQRVGEQGADLVISDMAPNMTGEYGLDHARSIHLARQAFETALELLGPGGDLAVKVFDGQDLADFRADMETEFEYVRAIHPDASRDESSELYLVGKGLLTAPVRVGDELEVDIVDTGSEGDGIAHVEGFTLFVSGVAEGDTVTVRVEDVKPRFGFASPV
- a CDS encoding helix-turn-helix domain-containing protein is translated as MVDDSPKDDPPPFEQPFGDEDTKQRVYGAVLHAREPMSAAEIAEQADCSVQSARTHLSFYADLGIVVRHEGRPVRYERNDDYFEWRRVNELARENTIDELQARVSELTDRIETYRDEYDAESPAEVDVLGFDAHRIDDVYVDLGDWATAVEERRFHERARRKAAGSTAPSHS